A genomic segment from Actinomycetota bacterium encodes:
- a CDS encoding toprim domain-containing protein, whose protein sequence is MVKSIKDGEVAELKQNTDIISIVSNYVSLKKSGKNFMGLCPFHKEKTPSFVVDPQTQLYHCFGCGNGGDVISFIMKTENLSFVEAVELIAKKTGYTLKYVETGSIKKEEKKSRLFELNELAGKYYNFVLFKSRTGRRALSYLRSRKISDESLRKFDIGYSQDSWDNFIKFAHSRNFTDAELVETGLCTVFRKDDNRPERKFDRFRGRIIFPIKDLLGRTIGFGGRIIPEDFVSEELIKGSTVKNYGSSKIVRPVKASRGRQRNFEMKKAKYVNSPETKIYSKSRNLYGIFEAKNNIVEKDLALIVEGYIDVISLYENKIYNSVASLGTALTSEQIKLIGRFTKNIVLIFDSDRAGMSASVKGIERLKEYNENLDLYNESNISIRVCILEKGFDPADYVIQKGVEKFLKKIEESVDIIDFSIDNIIRKYNIKNLTEKLRAANELLQFISSLSSSIIQEECIKKIAGKLNLKESMLLEEMLRKKSVKNNKYEQGEDESKENPYEEFESRNLNPQKKKEIEALQLLVHGHDTDSIILDLSTELFRFEDTRKLFEKVQKKIRLARESKEELNFPLIISSEELDDDNLNRIYNYIYFSDPGFLDFENICQEVGSNLKKLFLSEKIELLKNKISSLEKKIKEIETGNMEEIKKEEEMKLLEEEYLYCCKLHIELENKKNSLETDTKK, encoded by the coding sequence ATGGTAAAATCAATAAAAGATGGCGAAGTAGCCGAATTAAAGCAAAACACGGACATAATCAGCATTGTTTCGAATTATGTAAGTCTTAAAAAATCGGGCAAAAACTTTATGGGACTCTGCCCTTTTCATAAAGAAAAAACACCTTCTTTTGTTGTTGACCCCCAGACACAGCTATATCATTGTTTCGGTTGCGGAAACGGTGGAGATGTCATTTCATTTATAATGAAAACTGAAAATCTTAGCTTTGTTGAAGCTGTGGAACTTATAGCAAAAAAAACAGGATATACCCTGAAATATGTAGAAACCGGAAGCATTAAAAAAGAAGAAAAAAAGAGCAGGCTTTTTGAACTGAATGAGCTTGCCGGGAAATATTATAATTTTGTGCTTTTTAAAAGCAGAACTGGCAGAAGAGCTCTGTCATATTTGAGGTCAAGGAAGATATCCGATGAATCTTTAAGAAAGTTTGACATAGGCTACTCGCAGGACAGCTGGGATAATTTTATCAAATTTGCCCATTCAAGAAATTTTACGGATGCTGAGCTTGTTGAGACAGGGCTCTGCACTGTTTTCCGGAAAGATGATAACAGGCCTGAGAGAAAATTTGACAGGTTCAGGGGACGAATAATATTTCCGATAAAAGATCTGCTTGGAAGAACCATAGGATTTGGCGGGAGAATAATACCGGAAGATTTTGTTTCTGAAGAATTGATAAAGGGAAGTACAGTAAAAAATTATGGAAGCAGCAAAATTGTCAGGCCTGTTAAGGCATCAAGGGGCAGGCAGAGAAATTTTGAAATGAAGAAAGCAAAGTATGTAAACTCGCCTGAAACAAAGATTTATTCCAAAAGCAGGAATCTTTACGGAATTTTTGAAGCAAAAAACAATATTGTCGAGAAAGACCTGGCTTTGATTGTGGAAGGGTATATAGATGTAATCTCATTATATGAAAACAAAATATATAATTCTGTTGCAAGTCTTGGAACAGCTCTTACATCTGAACAGATTAAATTAATTGGAAGATTTACCAAAAACATAGTTCTTATATTTGACAGCGATCGGGCCGGTATGAGCGCATCTGTAAAAGGTATTGAAAGGCTTAAGGAATATAATGAAAATCTGGATCTTTATAATGAAAGCAATATAAGCATAAGAGTCTGCATACTCGAAAAAGGATTTGATCCGGCAGACTATGTCATTCAGAAGGGTGTGGAAAAGTTTCTGAAAAAGATAGAAGAGTCGGTAGATATTATAGATTTTTCAATTGATAATATTATTAGGAAATATAATATAAAAAACCTTACAGAAAAATTAAGGGCAGCAAATGAGCTGCTTCAGTTTATAAGCTCTTTATCCTCCAGCATTATCCAGGAAGAATGCATTAAAAAAATTGCCGGAAAACTAAATCTTAAGGAAAGTATGTTGCTTGAGGAAATGCTTAGGAAGAAGTCGGTAAAGAATAATAAATATGAACAGGGGGAGGATGAAAGCAAAGAAAATCCATATGAGGAATTTGAGTCCAGGAACTTAAACCCCCAGAAAAAGAAGGAAATAGAAGCTCTTCAGCTGCTTGTACATGGCCACGACACAGATAGTATAATCCTTGATTTAAGTACCGAACTGTTCAGGTTTGAGGATACCAGAAAATTATTTGAAAAAGTGCAGAAAAAAATCAGGCTGGCAAGAGAAAGTAAAGAAGAATTAAACTTTCCATTAATAATTTCGTCAGAAGAACTTGATGATGATAATTTAAACAGGATTTATAATTATATCTATTTTTCTGATCCGGGTTTTCTTGATTTTGAAAACATATGCCAGGAAGTTGGAAGCAATCTCAAGAAACTTTTTTTAAGTGAAAAAATAGAACTGTTAAAAAACAAGATTTCTTCGCTTGAGAAAAAGATAAAAGAAATTGAAACCGGCAATATGGAAGAAATCAAAAAAGAAGAGGAAATGAAGCTGCTTGAAGAAGAATATTTATATTGCTGCAAGCTTCATATTGAACTTGAAAACAAGAAAAATTCTCTGGAGACAGATACAAAAAAATAA
- a CDS encoding deoxyguanosinetriphosphate triphosphohydrolase: protein MTIREIFENKEKEFLSRHASLSSFSKGRAVYEPECEIRTCYQRDRDRIIHCKSFRRLKYKTQVFFNPEGDHYRDRLTHTLEVSQISRTIAKALFLNEELTEAIALGHDLGHTPFGHAGEKVLDEITREKLGEKSRFLHNEQSIRVVTEIEKNGKGLNLTYEVLDGIKNHSEEYMPATLEGKTVRLSDKIAYINHDIDDALRAGIFSENDLPEEEISILGRSHRERINTIVLDIVRRSADREDIELSPEISRSLFSLRDFLFKNLYLRSPVKIEEHKTEKILRELFEYYVENFDSFAKDYNLKNNINFSNAELYENIDFRTRIILIRDYISNMTDRFALNKFTEIFIPEKWEIIR, encoded by the coding sequence TCTTTTTCAAAGGGGAGAGCAGTTTATGAACCTGAGTGCGAAATAAGGACCTGTTACCAGAGGGACAGGGACCGTATAATACATTGCAAATCATTCAGGCGCCTCAAATATAAAACACAGGTCTTTTTTAATCCGGAAGGCGACCACTACAGAGACAGGCTTACACATACCCTGGAGGTATCTCAGATATCCAGGACAATAGCAAAAGCGCTGTTTTTAAACGAAGAACTGACTGAAGCCATAGCTTTGGGTCACGATCTGGGCCACACACCTTTCGGCCATGCCGGCGAGAAAGTTCTTGACGAAATCACCAGGGAAAAACTGGGAGAGAAAAGCCGTTTCCTTCATAATGAACAAAGTATAAGAGTTGTAACCGAAATAGAAAAGAACGGCAAAGGGTTAAACCTGACATATGAAGTTCTTGATGGGATAAAAAATCATTCAGAAGAATACATGCCTGCGACCCTGGAAGGAAAGACGGTCAGGCTTTCTGACAAAATAGCTTATATCAATCATGATATAGATGATGCTTTAAGGGCTGGAATATTTTCCGAGAATGATCTTCCGGAAGAGGAGATATCTATACTCGGAAGAAGCCACAGAGAAAGAATTAATACAATTGTCCTTGACATTGTCAGGAGAAGCGCTGACAGGGAAGATATAGAGCTAAGTCCTGAAATCAGCAGGTCGCTTTTCAGCCTGAGAGATTTCCTGTTTAAAAATCTTTACCTCAGAAGTCCTGTAAAGATTGAGGAGCATAAAACCGAGAAAATACTAAGAGAGCTTTTTGAATATTATGTGGAAAATTTTGATTCTTTTGCAAAAGATTATAATCTGAAAAATAATATAAATTTCAGCAATGCTGAGCTTTATGAAAACATTGATTTCAGAACAAGAATAATCCTGATCAGGGATTATATTTCAAATATGACGGACAGATTTGCGCTTAATAAATTTACTGAGATTTTCATACCTGAAAAATGGGAAATAATAAGATAG
- the rpoD gene encoding RNA polymerase sigma factor RpoD → MKKGSEFKLEEVKELINKGKEEGALAKEDIAETLSEIDLTVEQIDNIYDVIQNLGIEIITEEEEDVDSVIQKKKSEDFLKISKIDLGIKSPTNDPVRMYLKEIGKVRLLTAAEEVQLAKRIEKGDMEAKRRLVEANLRLVVSIAKKYVGRGMLFLDLIQEGNLGLIRAVEKFDYKKGYKFSTYATWWIRQAITRAIADQARTIRIPVHMVETINKLIRVQRQLLQRLGREPNPEEIAEQMEITSDKVREIIKISQEPVSLETPIGEEEDSHLGDFIEDQEVEAPSDAASFTMLQEQLQMVLNTLNDRERKVIQLRFGLNDGHPRTLEEVGREFGVTRERIRQIESKTLSKLRHPSRSGPLKDYLEG, encoded by the coding sequence ATGAAAAAAGGTTCTGAATTCAAACTTGAAGAAGTTAAGGAACTGATAAACAAAGGCAAGGAAGAAGGTGCTCTTGCAAAGGAGGATATAGCTGAAACTCTTTCTGAAATTGATCTTACAGTCGAGCAGATAGACAATATTTATGATGTCATACAGAATCTCGGCATTGAAATAATTACCGAGGAAGAAGAAGATGTCGATAGTGTAATTCAAAAGAAAAAAAGCGAAGACTTTTTAAAAATAAGTAAAATCGATCTTGGAATAAAATCTCCCACAAATGATCCGGTGAGAATGTATCTCAAGGAAATCGGAAAAGTCAGGCTGCTTACTGCCGCTGAGGAAGTACAGCTTGCAAAAAGGATTGAAAAAGGGGATATGGAGGCAAAGCGAAGATTGGTTGAGGCAAACTTAAGGCTTGTGGTAAGTATTGCCAAAAAATATGTCGGAAGAGGCATGCTTTTTCTTGACCTGATCCAGGAAGGAAATCTGGGCCTTATAAGAGCAGTCGAAAAGTTTGATTATAAAAAAGGATATAAATTTTCTACATACGCAACCTGGTGGATAAGGCAGGCAATAACAAGAGCGATTGCGGACCAGGCAAGGACAATCAGGATTCCTGTCCACATGGTAGAAACGATAAATAAATTAATCAGGGTACAGAGGCAGCTTCTTCAGAGACTTGGCAGAGAGCCGAATCCTGAAGAAATTGCAGAACAGATGGAAATAACTTCTGACAAAGTCCGTGAAATAATAAAAATAAGCCAGGAGCCTGTATCGCTTGAAACTCCTATAGGTGAAGAAGAAGACAGCCATCTCGGTGACTTTATTGAAGACCAGGAGGTAGAAGCTCCCAGTGATGCAGCTTCTTTTACAATGCTCCAGGAACAACTGCAGATGGTTTTGAATACTTTAAACGACAGGGAACGAAAAGTCATACAGCTCAGATTCGGACTGAATGACGGCCATCCCCGTACCCTTGAAGAAGTGGGCAGGG